Proteins co-encoded in one Leclercia adecarboxylata genomic window:
- the arsB gene encoding arsenite efflux transporter membrane subunit ArsB — protein sequence MLLAGAIFVLTIVLVIWQPKGLGIGWSATLGAVLALISGVVHPGDIPVVWNIVWNATATFIAVIIISLLLDESGFFEWAALHVSRWGNGRGRLLFTYIVLLGAAVAALFANDGAALILTPIVIAMLLALGFSKGTTLAFVMAAGFIADTASLPLIVSNLVNIVSADFFGLGFTEYASVMVPVDIAAITATLVMLHLFFRKDIPPVYDLALLKVPANAIKDLATFRTGWIVLILLLAGFFVLEPLGIPVSAIAAVGAVILFAVAKRGHAINTGKVLRGAPWQIVIFSLGMYLVVYGLRNAGLTEYLSGVLNVLADKGLWAATLGTGFLTAFLSSIMNNMPTVLVGALSIDGSTATGIIKEAMIYANVIGCDLGPKITPIGSLATLLWLHVLSQKNMTITWGYYFRTGIVMTLPVLFVTLAALALRLSFTL from the coding sequence ATGTTACTGGCAGGCGCTATTTTTGTCCTGACCATCGTCCTGGTTATCTGGCAACCGAAGGGACTGGGGATTGGCTGGAGCGCCACGCTGGGCGCGGTTCTGGCCCTGATTTCAGGCGTGGTGCATCCGGGGGATATCCCGGTGGTGTGGAATATCGTCTGGAACGCGACGGCGACCTTTATTGCCGTGATTATTATCAGCCTGTTGCTCGATGAATCCGGCTTCTTCGAATGGGCGGCACTGCACGTTTCGCGCTGGGGTAACGGACGTGGCCGTTTGCTTTTTACGTATATCGTTCTGCTCGGTGCGGCGGTGGCGGCGCTGTTTGCCAACGATGGTGCGGCACTGATTCTGACGCCGATAGTCATTGCCATGCTGCTGGCATTAGGCTTCAGCAAAGGCACGACACTGGCTTTCGTCATGGCTGCCGGCTTTATTGCCGATACCGCCAGCCTGCCGCTTATCGTGTCAAACCTGGTGAATATCGTCTCGGCGGACTTCTTTGGTCTGGGATTCACCGAATATGCGTCGGTAATGGTGCCGGTTGATATTGCAGCCATCACTGCCACACTGGTGATGCTGCATCTGTTCTTCCGCAAAGATATTCCGCCGGTTTACGACCTGGCTCTCCTGAAAGTACCGGCAAACGCCATTAAAGATCTGGCAACCTTCAGAACCGGCTGGATTGTGTTGATCCTTCTTCTGGCTGGTTTTTTCGTTCTTGAGCCGTTGGGTATCCCGGTAAGCGCGATTGCTGCTGTTGGCGCTGTGATCCTGTTTGCAGTTGCTAAACGAGGTCATGCCATTAACACCGGTAAAGTGCTGCGTGGCGCACCCTGGCAGATCGTTATTTTCTCGCTGGGGATGTATCTGGTGGTCTACGGTCTGCGCAACGCCGGGCTAACCGAATACCTTTCCGGCGTGCTGAATGTACTGGCGGATAAAGGACTCTGGGCCGCGACGCTGGGGACGGGCTTCCTGACGGCTTTCCTGTCTTCCATCATGAACAACATGCCTACCGTGCTGGTTGGCGCTCTCTCTATTGATGGCAGCACCGCAACAGGCATTATCAAAGAAGCGATGATTTATGCCAACGTGATTGGCTGCGATCTGGGACCTAAAATTACACCTATTGGTAGCCTGGCAACGCTGCTCTGGCTGCATGTCCTTTCACAGAAGAATATGACCATCACCTGGGGATACTATTTCCGCACCGGGATCGTCATGACTCTGCCTGTGCTGTTTGTAACGCTGGCCGCGCTGGCGCTACGTCTCTCTTTCACTTTGTAA
- the arsA gene encoding arsenite efflux transporter ATPase subunit ArsA, translating into MKFLQNIPPYLFFTGKGGVGKTSISCATAIRLAEQGKRVLLVSTDPASNVGQVFEQAIGNTIRPVTAVPGLSALEIDPQEAARQYRARIVDPIKGLLPDDVVNSISEQLSGACTTEIAAFDEFTGLLTDASLLTRFDHIIFDTAPTGHTIRLLQLPGAWSSFIESNPDGASCLGPMAGLEKQREQYAHAVEALSDPERTRLVLVARLQKSTLQEVARTHEELAAIGLKNQYLVINGVLPETEAEHDALAAAIWQREQEALANLPAGLSGLPTDTLLLQPVNMVGVPALKGLLDTRSESLPLTVTNILYTPENLSLSGLVDDIARSEHGLIMLMGKGGVGKTTMAAAIAVRLADRGFDVHLTTSDPAAHLSTTLDGSLKNLQVSRINPHDETERYRQHVLETKGRDLDEAGKRLLEEDLRSPCTEEIAVFQAFSRVIREAGKRFVVMDTAPTGHTLLLLDATGAYHREIAKKMGSKGHFTTPMMQLQDPERTKVLLVTLPETTPVLEAANLQADLERAGIHPWGWIINNSLSSADTRSPLLCQRARQELPQIDAVKNQHADRVALVPVLASEPAGIEKLRELMS; encoded by the coding sequence ATGAAATTCTTACAGAATATCCCGCCTTACCTGTTTTTTACCGGCAAGGGAGGTGTAGGAAAAACTTCCATTTCCTGCGCGACGGCTATCCGCCTTGCCGAACAGGGTAAGCGGGTTTTGCTGGTCAGTACCGATCCAGCCTCCAATGTCGGTCAGGTATTCGAGCAGGCTATCGGTAACACGATCCGCCCTGTGACAGCAGTTCCTGGACTTTCCGCACTGGAGATTGACCCGCAGGAAGCCGCCCGGCAATATCGGGCCAGAATCGTTGATCCTATCAAAGGTCTTCTGCCTGATGACGTTGTTAACAGTATCAGCGAGCAGCTTTCAGGAGCCTGTACCACTGAGATTGCGGCGTTTGACGAGTTCACCGGCTTATTGACAGACGCTTCCCTGCTGACCCGTTTCGATCACATCATTTTTGATACAGCGCCGACGGGCCACACGATTCGCCTTCTCCAGCTTCCTGGTGCCTGGAGTAGCTTCATTGAAAGTAACCCGGATGGTGCTTCCTGTCTTGGCCCAATGGCCGGGCTGGAAAAGCAGCGTGAGCAGTATGCTCATGCGGTAGAGGCGTTATCCGATCCTGAACGTACCCGCCTGGTTCTGGTTGCTCGACTGCAAAAATCAACGCTGCAGGAAGTCGCCCGCACCCATGAAGAACTCGCCGCAATTGGCCTGAAAAACCAGTACCTGGTGATTAATGGTGTGCTGCCTGAAACCGAGGCGGAACATGACGCCCTGGCCGCTGCGATATGGCAACGTGAGCAGGAGGCACTGGCAAATCTTCCTGCCGGTTTATCCGGGCTACCGACAGATACCCTGTTACTCCAGCCAGTCAATATGGTTGGCGTGCCTGCACTGAAGGGACTGCTGGATACCCGGTCTGAGTCATTACCGCTCACGGTAACGAACATCCTGTACACGCCTGAAAACTTATCACTCTCTGGCCTGGTCGATGATATCGCCCGCAGTGAACACGGCCTGATTATGCTGATGGGCAAAGGTGGCGTAGGGAAAACCACGATGGCTGCTGCCATCGCCGTCAGGCTGGCAGACAGGGGATTTGACGTGCATCTCACGACCTCTGATCCTGCTGCGCACCTGAGTACAACGCTGGACGGCAGCCTCAAAAACCTGCAGGTCAGCCGCATCAACCCTCACGATGAAACCGAACGCTATCGCCAGCATGTTCTTGAGACGAAGGGAAGAGATCTGGACGAAGCAGGGAAACGGCTACTGGAAGAGGATTTACGCTCTCCCTGTACGGAAGAAATTGCCGTGTTTCAGGCCTTTTCCCGCGTGATTCGTGAAGCGGGTAAGCGCTTTGTGGTGATGGATACCGCCCCTACCGGACACACACTGTTGCTGCTGGATGCGACCGGGGCTTATCACCGGGAGATTGCCAAAAAAATGGGGAGTAAAGGTCATTTTACTACCCCCATGATGCAGCTTCAGGACCCGGAACGAACCAAAGTTCTGCTGGTTACGCTTCCTGAAACCACACCGGTGCTGGAAGCGGCAAACCTGCAGGCTGACCTTGAACGAGCGGGGATCCATCCGTGGGGCTGGATTATCAATAACAGCCTTTCCAGTGCGGATACGCGTTCTCCGTTGCTTTGCCAGCGCGCCCGGCAGGAGCTGCCTCAGATCGACGCTGTGAAGAATCAGCACGCTGACCGTGTAGCGCTTGTTCCGGTGCTGGCGTCTGAGCCCGCCGGTATTGAAAAGCTCAGAGAGTTGATGAGTTAA
- the arsD gene encoding arsenite efflux transporter metallochaperone ArsD has translation MKTLTVFDPAMCCSTGVCGSDVDQVLVDFSADVQWLKGRGVQVERYNLAQQPMSFVHNEKAKAFLDASGAESLPLLLLDGETVMAGRYPKRAELARWFGIPLEKVGLASTSCCGGNTSCC, from the coding sequence ATGAAGACATTAACGGTGTTTGACCCGGCAATGTGCTGCAGTACCGGCGTATGTGGCTCAGATGTCGATCAGGTACTGGTTGATTTTTCTGCTGATGTGCAGTGGCTGAAAGGACGTGGCGTACAGGTTGAACGTTACAACCTGGCGCAGCAGCCCATGAGCTTTGTTCATAATGAGAAAGCGAAAGCCTTCCTCGATGCATCCGGCGCAGAGAGCCTTCCGCTACTGCTGTTGGACGGTGAAACGGTGATGGCCGGGCGATACCCAAAACGCGCTGAGCTGGCTCGCTGGTTCGGTATTCCGCTGGAGAAGGTAGGGTTAGCTTCCACCAGTTGCTGTGGTGGTAATACTTCCTGTTGCTGA
- the arsR gene encoding As(III)-sensing metalloregulatory transcriptional repressor ArsR, whose product MTLTALKLFKNLSDETRLGIVLLLREMGELCVCDLCAALEQSQPKISRHLAMLRESGLLLDRKQGKWVHYRLSPHIPSWAAQVIEQAWLSQQDDVQAIARKLASVNCSGSGKAVCI is encoded by the coding sequence ATGACCCTTACAGCCCTGAAGCTTTTCAAAAACCTGTCCGATGAAACCCGTCTGGGTATTGTCCTGCTTCTCAGGGAGATGGGAGAACTGTGCGTCTGCGATCTTTGCGCGGCGCTGGAACAGTCACAGCCCAAGATCTCCCGTCATCTGGCAATGCTCAGGGAAAGTGGTCTATTGCTGGATCGCAAGCAGGGGAAATGGGTTCACTATCGCTTATCCCCGCATATTCCTTCCTGGGCCGCTCAGGTGATTGAGCAGGCCTGGTTAAGCCAACAGGACGACGTACAGGCCATCGCCCGTAAGCTGGCATCGGTAAACTGCTCTGGTAGCGGTAAGGCTGTTTGCATCTAA
- a CDS encoding type II toxin-antitoxin system RelB/DinJ family antitoxin, protein MAAINIKIDDVLKDGGDDVLREHGLNTTQAITLFWQYLVQHRRLPFIAETRLFTATDLTLAVATQYGDALNQLHKIQDMLSSGATVFAELAAAKLELSRQAAAIQQNGWRLASLPEDNDLSASARRMLPRIHYHLTGCDFALSDLPSCSPIPVRLVNGFGAALQQYESEFSRLQAVLRDSGLLARPEPLREFVYRDENVMISVIQQHDYQHGAWIVRMQAKSLEHENALEDAGLTFPELEGRVFLPGSVYGKAVRNSQTGKYEMGFRFLSGVTEFHMYSSGHEEDGNPTSADQVAASLAVTVDTYLVTLLHEMAGKN, encoded by the coding sequence ATGGCAGCCATAAACATAAAGATAGATGATGTACTCAAGGATGGCGGAGATGACGTTTTGCGGGAGCATGGTCTGAACACTACGCAGGCTATTACACTTTTCTGGCAGTATCTCGTCCAGCACCGCAGGCTGCCTTTCATCGCTGAGACCAGACTTTTCACAGCAACCGATCTTACCCTTGCCGTTGCCACCCAGTATGGCGATGCGCTCAACCAGTTGCATAAAATCCAGGACATGCTCAGTTCCGGCGCGACAGTATTCGCTGAACTTGCCGCCGCTAAACTGGAGCTCTCCCGTCAGGCTGCAGCCATTCAGCAGAATGGCTGGCGACTGGCGTCCCTGCCGGAGGACAATGATTTATCTGCCTCAGCACGGCGGATGCTACCCCGCATTCACTACCACCTGACCGGATGTGACTTTGCATTGTCTGACTTACCGTCCTGCTCCCCGATCCCGGTCCGGCTGGTGAACGGGTTTGGTGCTGCACTACAGCAATACGAAAGTGAGTTTTCCAGGTTGCAGGCGGTACTACGTGATTCAGGCCTGCTGGCACGCCCTGAGCCGCTGCGTGAATTTGTTTACCGGGACGAAAACGTCATGATATCGGTCATACAGCAGCATGATTATCAGCACGGGGCATGGATTGTGCGGATGCAGGCCAAATCTCTGGAACATGAAAATGCCCTGGAGGATGCCGGCCTGACTTTCCCGGAACTGGAGGGCAGGGTGTTTCTGCCCGGTAGCGTGTACGGAAAAGCGGTACGCAATTCGCAGACCGGAAAATATGAGATGGGATTCCGGTTTCTCTCCGGCGTCACAGAGTTTCATATGTACTCCAGCGGGCATGAGGAGGACGGGAATCCAACCTCAGCGGATCAGGTGGCGGCCAGCCTCGCCGTAACGGTGGACACTTATCTTGTAACGTTGCTCCATGAAATGGCCGGCAAAAATTAA
- a CDS encoding aminotransferase class I/II-fold pyridoxal phosphate-dependent enzyme produces the protein MANDIWVISDEIHCDLSRSGIGHTPAASLFPDSTRIITCMSSSKTFNLAGNLLANIIIPDPGVRSEWRLRHDEFISPLSLAANKAAWSECDDWLVHLREYIDGNFQYLHDYLKSYLPETRFSIPEGTYLAWIDISRYLPDTAGEDLSLYFARESGVLLEGGLLFVDNGDGYIRLNLACPRSMLTAGMKRISQVLRIPAPHRV, from the coding sequence CTGGCCAATGACATCTGGGTGATATCTGACGAAATTCACTGCGACCTGTCCCGAAGCGGTATCGGTCATACACCGGCCGCCTCTCTTTTCCCTGATTCTACACGCATTATTACCTGCATGTCCTCGAGTAAAACATTCAATCTGGCCGGGAATTTGTTGGCAAATATCATTATTCCGGATCCCGGTGTCAGAAGCGAGTGGCGTCTCAGACACGACGAGTTCATCTCTCCACTGAGCCTGGCAGCAAACAAAGCGGCGTGGAGTGAATGTGATGACTGGCTTGTCCATCTGAGGGAATATATTGACGGCAATTTCCAGTACCTGCACGACTATCTCAAAAGCTATTTACCCGAAACCAGGTTCTCGATCCCCGAAGGGACATATCTGGCCTGGATAGATATTAGCCGCTACCTGCCCGACACCGCAGGTGAGGATTTATCGCTGTATTTTGCCCGGGAGTCAGGGGTCCTTCTTGAAGGGGGCTTGCTGTTTGTCGACAATGGGGACGGATATATCCGGTTAAATCTGGCCTGCCCACGGAGTATGCTGACAGCAGGGATGAAAAGAATTTCACAGGTACTGCGGATACCGGCTCCTCATCGTGTATAA
- a CDS encoding SDR family NAD(P)-dependent oxidoreductase, which translates to MNTFFKGKKLLVVGGTSGMGLAVARMVLEAGGSVVLTGNKKDKAEAVQKELSPLGPVAVIAANLMTEEGMETIRQEINAHHRDISLMVNAAGIFMPKGFTEHSFADYDMYLSLNRATFFITQDVVKNMLAAKLEGSIVNVGSIGAQAALGDSPASAYSMAKAGLHALTRNLAIELASAGIRVNAVSPGIVHTPIYEGFMDKADIADAMKSLNDFHPLGRVGTAEDVANTILFLLSDKTSWVTGAIWDVDAGIMAVRR; encoded by the coding sequence ATGAACACTTTTTTCAAAGGTAAAAAACTGCTCGTCGTCGGCGGTACCAGCGGCATGGGCCTGGCCGTGGCACGCATGGTACTGGAAGCGGGCGGCAGTGTCGTGCTGACCGGGAATAAAAAAGACAAAGCCGAAGCGGTGCAAAAAGAACTGAGCCCTCTGGGACCGGTTGCGGTCATCGCGGCGAACCTGATGACCGAAGAAGGTATGGAAACTATCCGTCAGGAAATTAATGCTCACCATCGCGATATCAGCCTGATGGTGAATGCCGCCGGTATCTTCATGCCCAAAGGATTTACCGAGCACAGCTTTGCCGATTATGACATGTATCTTTCGCTGAACCGAGCCACGTTCTTTATTACACAGGATGTCGTGAAGAACATGCTCGCCGCGAAGCTCGAAGGGTCTATCGTCAACGTCGGTTCGATTGGTGCTCAGGCTGCACTGGGTGACTCGCCGGCCTCGGCCTATTCAATGGCAAAAGCGGGTCTGCATGCCCTGACGCGTAATCTGGCGATTGAGCTGGCCAGCGCGGGTATTCGTGTCAACGCGGTGTCTCCCGGGATTGTTCATACGCCGATATACGAAGGCTTCATGGACAAAGCGGATATCGCAGATGCTATGAAGTCGCTGAACGATTTCCACCCGCTGGGACGCGTCGGAACTGCCGAAGATGTGGCAAACACTATTCTCTTCCTGTTGTCTGACAAAACCTCATGGGTGACGGGCGCTATCTGGGATGTCGATGCGGGCATCATGGCGGTCAGACGATAA
- a CDS encoding DsbA family oxidoreductase, with the protein MQTLKPTLTIDIWSDLVCPWCWIAKKRFEQGLNRFEFRDQVVIRHHSYRLAGGTPAMPFKDAIVKKLGSQHSAELMMNQVGTAGKSEGLIYNFDGMMFGDTEDAHTLLVAARKAGIADAVEERFYHGSITEGRSLFDRQQLVAMAVEAGMPKADAEAALENDDFRATVSDNEAHAQSIGLSGVPVFVMNEKYAISGAQAADNFLNALRQVWDEQQTEFSATAGQTCGTDGCSI; encoded by the coding sequence ATGCAAACGCTGAAACCCACCCTTACCATCGATATCTGGTCAGATTTGGTCTGCCCGTGGTGCTGGATTGCTAAAAAAAGATTTGAACAGGGTCTGAATCGCTTTGAATTTCGCGACCAGGTGGTGATCCGCCATCACAGCTACCGTCTGGCCGGTGGTACTCCCGCGATGCCTTTTAAGGATGCCATCGTTAAAAAGCTGGGCAGTCAGCATTCAGCGGAGCTGATGATGAATCAGGTGGGCACCGCCGGTAAATCTGAAGGTCTGATCTACAACTTCGACGGCATGATGTTTGGTGATACAGAAGATGCACACACCCTGCTGGTTGCCGCGCGTAAGGCCGGAATTGCGGACGCGGTGGAAGAACGTTTTTATCATGGCAGTATCACCGAAGGTCGCTCTCTCTTTGACCGTCAGCAGCTCGTTGCCATGGCCGTAGAAGCCGGTATGCCGAAAGCTGACGCTGAAGCCGCCCTGGAAAATGACGATTTTCGCGCCACCGTTTCCGACAATGAAGCCCACGCACAGTCTATTGGCCTCAGCGGCGTTCCGGTTTTTGTGATGAACGAAAAATATGCCATCAGCGGGGCTCAGGCAGCAGATAACTTTTTGAATGCCCTGCGTCAGGTCTGGGATGAACAGCAAACCGAATTTTCAGCCACTGCGGGTCAGACCTGCGGAACGGATGGCTGCAGTATTTAA
- a CDS encoding alkene reductase — protein MSKLFTPYNLSGLALKNRVVMAPMTRTRTMNDVPDEVVALYYAQRASAGLLITEGMPVSEEGRGYLYTPGIYNDEHVQGWRKVTQAVHAKGGRIFAQLWHVGRMSHVSLQPGHIAPVSAGTVQAVNTTVFALTESGEPGPVVPSQPRALETHEVKRITADFVHSARLAMEAGFDGVEIMAANGFIFDQFLSSELNTRTDEYGGSVENRQRFLLETIDAVAEAVGNSHVAVRLSPFGRIYDLAPYEGEEQTWSAITDALGQRELAYVHLYYQPVYTKAPLPEGFRRRFRNTFKGTIIAAGGFTRDIAEQALEDDELDLVAFGVPYIANPDLVERMQNGWPLAESDRATYYGVSGSPEKGYTDYPVWQAQ, from the coding sequence ATGAGTAAGCTTTTCACCCCCTACAATCTGTCTGGCCTGGCGTTAAAAAACCGTGTAGTCATGGCACCGATGACCCGCACCCGCACCATGAATGACGTGCCGGATGAGGTCGTGGCTTTGTACTATGCACAGCGTGCTTCTGCTGGCCTGCTCATCACCGAAGGGATGCCAGTTTCAGAAGAAGGCCGGGGTTACCTTTATACCCCTGGTATCTACAACGACGAACACGTCCAGGGCTGGCGTAAGGTGACACAAGCGGTTCACGCCAAAGGTGGCCGTATTTTCGCGCAGCTCTGGCACGTCGGCCGTATGTCTCACGTCTCTCTTCAGCCAGGCCACATAGCGCCGGTTTCAGCGGGCACCGTTCAGGCGGTCAATACCACCGTTTTTGCGCTGACCGAATCCGGAGAACCGGGCCCGGTTGTACCAAGCCAGCCACGCGCGCTGGAAACGCATGAAGTTAAACGCATCACTGCAGACTTCGTGCACTCCGCACGCCTGGCGATGGAAGCCGGCTTTGACGGCGTGGAAATCATGGCGGCAAACGGATTCATCTTTGACCAGTTCCTCAGTAGCGAACTGAACACCCGCACCGACGAATACGGCGGCTCGGTGGAAAATCGTCAGCGTTTCCTGCTGGAGACCATTGACGCCGTGGCGGAAGCCGTGGGTAACAGCCACGTTGCCGTGCGCCTGTCACCGTTCGGCCGCATTTATGACCTCGCGCCGTATGAAGGTGAAGAGCAAACCTGGTCAGCCATCACCGACGCGCTCGGTCAGCGGGAACTGGCCTACGTACACCTTTACTATCAGCCGGTGTACACCAAAGCGCCACTTCCGGAAGGCTTCCGCCGCCGTTTTCGCAACACGTTTAAAGGCACCATCATCGCTGCCGGCGGTTTTACCCGTGATATCGCAGAGCAGGCTCTGGAAGATGATGAGCTGGATCTGGTGGCATTTGGTGTGCCCTACATCGCTAACCCGGATCTGGTTGAAAGAATGCAAAACGGCTGGCCACTGGCAGAAAGTGACCGCGCCACCTACTACGGCGTCAGTGGTTCCCCGGAAAAAGGCTATACCGATTACCCGGTCTGGCAGGCGCAATAA
- a CDS encoding thioredoxin family protein — MRTLTAYNEDNFRQIEQYKGISVVRFSAPWCPPCQASEEMFSQFADRLDRDIQVGKVNVDQAPVLTTKYEIWGLPSVLIFHEGQLVKRIPGVKPASVYAQAIADIKKGQ, encoded by the coding sequence ATGCGTACATTAACAGCTTATAACGAAGATAATTTCCGCCAGATAGAGCAGTACAAAGGAATATCGGTGGTACGTTTCTCTGCACCCTGGTGTCCGCCCTGTCAGGCCAGCGAAGAAATGTTCAGTCAGTTTGCAGACCGGCTCGATAGAGATATTCAGGTGGGGAAAGTCAATGTAGATCAGGCGCCGGTGCTGACAACCAAATACGAGATCTGGGGGCTGCCGTCTGTGCTGATATTTCATGAAGGGCAATTAGTTAAACGCATACCGGGTGTGAAACCTGCATCGGTATATGCTCAGGCTATTGCGGACATAAAAAAAGGGCAGTAA
- a CDS encoding carboxymuconolactone decarboxylase family protein, which translates to MLDWNNYRSELMQRLGELGKLTPETMKGVVALGNAGNKTDLLGAKVRELIALACAVTTRCDGCIAFHADAAVKAGATDAEIAEALGVAINLNAGAAVIYSARTLDAVGQARG; encoded by the coding sequence ATGCTGGACTGGAACAACTATCGCTCAGAGTTAATGCAACGTTTAGGCGAGTTGGGCAAACTGACCCCCGAGACCATGAAAGGCGTGGTTGCCCTGGGCAACGCAGGTAACAAAACTGACCTTTTGGGCGCAAAAGTGCGTGAACTCATTGCCCTGGCGTGCGCAGTCACAACCCGCTGCGACGGCTGTATTGCTTTTCACGCCGACGCCGCTGTGAAAGCCGGTGCAACCGACGCTGAAATTGCTGAAGCGCTGGGCGTGGCGATTAACCTCAACGCTGGCGCGGCGGTCATTTATTCAGCCCGCACTCTGGATGCCGTCGGTCAGGCACGCGGTTAA
- a CDS encoding TetR/AcrR family transcriptional regulator has product MTTMTRERLLSEAEHLMREKGYSAFSYADLSKIVGITKASIHHHFPTKDILGEQVVIQAFSDTQRVFEQIEATEKSAERRIAAYIDIFAQSHKASLLPLCCALSAETANLPQAITVQTSLYFDMQIEWLTKVVRAGMESGEFSSHAEPSDIALMIINVCEGSSVVAHATARPEVFANSLKYIKLLLNTPHSGE; this is encoded by the coding sequence ATGACAACCATGACACGGGAACGGCTGCTCAGCGAAGCAGAACACCTGATGCGCGAAAAAGGGTATTCAGCATTCAGCTATGCTGATTTATCAAAAATAGTGGGTATCACCAAGGCCAGTATTCATCACCATTTCCCGACCAAAGATATTCTGGGTGAGCAGGTGGTAATACAGGCGTTCTCTGATACACAACGCGTATTTGAGCAGATAGAGGCGACTGAGAAAAGCGCGGAGAGAAGAATTGCGGCTTACATCGATATCTTCGCGCAAAGCCATAAAGCTTCGCTACTGCCACTGTGTTGTGCGTTGTCAGCAGAGACCGCCAATCTGCCTCAGGCAATTACTGTACAGACATCACTTTATTTCGATATGCAAATCGAGTGGCTCACAAAAGTCGTCAGGGCGGGCATGGAGTCAGGTGAGTTTTCATCCCATGCCGAACCATCAGATATTGCTTTGATGATCATTAATGTCTGTGAAGGCTCAAGCGTAGTGGCGCATGCAACGGCCAGACCCGAAGTCTTCGCCAACAGCCTTAAGTATATAAAACTGCTTCTTAATACCCCTCATTCAGGAGAATGA
- a CDS encoding OsmC family protein, whose translation MSTTVKPSADAAAIHNTREAVRSQPGLGNLTFQMKARSSGGLTVRTETGATIQNGVIDTSRVGKFSNIGDEPAGLLGTDTGMSPTEYIMQALAGCYTATLTMMAAEKGIDLDGIELDLNFDINLNGFLGLDSNVRKGAKSIRVDVHLTSKTASREELEALVSEMQKNSPIHDTLANPVEMITRLA comes from the coding sequence ATGTCTACTACCGTTAAACCTTCTGCAGACGCAGCTGCGATCCACAATACCCGTGAAGCAGTTCGCAGCCAGCCTGGCCTGGGTAACCTGACTTTCCAGATGAAAGCCCGTTCCAGCGGCGGATTAACCGTTCGCACAGAGACCGGCGCCACAATCCAGAACGGCGTTATCGATACCAGCCGTGTGGGGAAATTTTCTAATATCGGTGATGAACCCGCAGGTTTACTCGGCACCGATACCGGCATGAGCCCGACTGAATACATCATGCAGGCGCTGGCTGGCTGTTATACCGCCACCCTTACCATGATGGCTGCTGAAAAAGGGATCGACCTGGACGGTATCGAGCTGGATCTTAATTTCGATATCAACCTCAACGGCTTCCTTGGGCTGGACAGCAACGTGCGTAAAGGTGCGAAATCTATTCGCGTCGATGTTCACCTTACGAGCAAGACCGCCAGTCGCGAGGAGTTAGAAGCGCTGGTCAGCGAAATGCAAAAGAATTCGCCAATCCACGATACTCTGGCTAATCCGGTTGAAATGATTACACGCCTGGCGTGA
- a CDS encoding recombinase family protein — translation MSRVFAYCRVSTLEQTTENQRREIEAAGFAIRSQRLIEEHISGSVAASERPGFIRLLDRMENGDVLIVTKLDRLGRNAMDIRKTVEQLAALDIRVHCLALGGVDLTSPAGKMTMQVISAVAEFERDLLLERTYSGIARAKAAGKRFGRPPILSEEQKQTVTERLNAGISISAIAREFNTTRQTILRVKAGLLQE, via the coding sequence ATGTCACGTGTTTTTGCCTACTGCAGGGTCTCAACTCTGGAACAGACCACAGAAAACCAGCGTCGTGAAATTGAAGCGGCGGGTTTTGCCATCAGATCCCAACGACTTATTGAGGAGCATATCAGTGGCTCGGTTGCTGCCAGCGAACGCCCCGGATTTATCCGGTTGCTAGATCGCATGGAAAATGGGGATGTACTGATTGTCACCAAACTTGACCGTCTGGGTCGTAATGCGATGGATATCCGAAAAACAGTAGAGCAACTGGCGGCTTTAGATATTCGCGTTCATTGTCTCGCACTCGGAGGCGTTGACTTGACCAGTCCGGCCGGAAAAATGACTATGCAGGTAATTTCTGCTGTAGCGGAGTTTGAGCGGGATTTGCTGCTTGAGCGAACGTATTCAGGTATTGCGAGGGCAAAAGCGGCTGGAAAACGCTTCGGTCGCCCCCCCATCCTGAGCGAGGAACAAAAGCAAACAGTGACAGAGCGCCTAAATGCTGGCATCAGTATCAGTGCTATTGCCCGGGAATTTAATACCACCCGCCAGACTATCCTTCGGGTAAAGGCTGGATTGCTGCAAGAGTGA